The following proteins are encoded in a genomic region of Thunnus maccoyii chromosome 8, fThuMac1.1, whole genome shotgun sequence:
- the LOC121901794 gene encoding septin-8-A-like isoform X1, producing MAANELDVFANEEKRNLELGGHVGFDSLPDQLVSKSVAQGFNFNILCVGETGIGKSTLMNTLFNTMFENEEGSHYENQVHLRPQTYDLQESNVNLKLTIVHTVGFGDQINKEESYKPILEYIDAQFEKYLEEELKIKRSLLNCNDTRIHICLYFIAPTGHSLKSLDLVTMKKLDSKVNIIPVIAKADTVSKTELDKLKIKIMSELVSNGVQIYQFPTEDEAVAEINSSMNTHLPFAVVGSVEDVKVGNKMVKARLYPWGSVQVENENHCDFVKLREMLLRVNMEDLREQTHARHYELYRRCKLEEMGFKDTDPDSQSFSLQETYETKRKEFLVELQHKEEEMRQMFVNKVKETEAELKEKEKELHERFEQLKRMHQDEKKNLEEKRRELEEEMNAFNRRKVAAETLMGQALQGCSQQPFKKDKDKKNFFSLPSACSLTSGRNLN from the exons ATGGCGGCCAATGAGCTAGATGTTTTCGCA AATGAAGAAAAGCGAAACCTGGAGCTCGGGGGCCATGTGGGCTTCGACAGTCTTCCAGACCAGTTGGTCAGTAAATCAGTCGCACAGGGATTCAACTTCAACATCCTCTGTGTAG GTGAGACAGGGATAGGAAAATCAACGTTAATGAACACTCTTTTCAACACaatgtttgaaaatgaagaagGGAGCCACTACGAGAACCAAGTACATCTACGCCCCCAAACGTATGATCTGCAGGAGAGCAACGTCAACCTCAAGCTGACCATTGTGCACACCGTTGGCTTTGGAGACCAGATCAACAAAGAGGAAAG CTATAAACCCATTCTTGAGTACATTGATGCCCAGTTTGAAAAGTACCTGGAAGAAGAGCTAAAAATAAAGCGTTCCCTGTTGAACTGCAATGACACAAGAATCCACATCTGCCTGTACTTCATCGCTCCCACTGGACACTCCCTGAAATCCCTGGATCTCGTCACAATGAAGAAACTAGACAGCAAG GTGAACATCATCCCTGTTATCGCAAAGGCAGACACAGTATCCAAGACTGAACTGGACAAATTAAAGATAAAGATCATGAGTGAGCTGGTCAGTAATGGAGTGCAGATATATCAGTTTCCTACAGAGGATGAGGCTGTTGCAGAGATCAACTCCTCCATGAAT aCTCATCTTCCCTTCGCTGTGGTTGGAAGTGTAGAAGACGTTAAAGTAGGCAATAAAATGGTGAAAGCAAGACTGTACCCCTGGGGATCAGTACAGG tggAGAATGAGAACCATTGTGATTTTGTGAAGCTGAGGGAGATGCTGCTGCGTGTGAACATGGAGGACCTCCGAGAGCAAACACACGCCCGACACTATGAACTTTACCGTCGCTGCAAGCTGGAAGAGATGGGCTTCAAGGACACAGACCCGGACAGCCAGTCGTTCAG CCTTCAGGAGACATACGAAACCAAGAGGAAGGAGTTCCTCGTGGAGCTGCAgcacaaagaggaagaaatgagACAAATGTTTGTCAACAAAGTGAAGGAGACAGAAGCAGAgctgaaagagaaggaaaaagaa CTTCATGAGAGGTTTGAGCAGCTCAAACGGATGCACCAGGACGAAAAGAAGAACTTGGAGGAGAAAAGACGAGaactggaggaggagatgaacGCCTTCAACAGGAGAAAGGTTGCAGCTGAGACGCTGATGGGCCAGGCACTCCAAGGCTGCTCACAACAGCCCTTCAAGAAGGACAAGGACAAGAAGAA CTTCTTTAGTCTTCCATCTGCGTGCTCCTTAACCTCAGGAAGGAATTTGAATTAG
- the gabra6a gene encoding gamma-aminobutyric acid receptor subunit alpha-6a isoform X2, translating to MAILSLCCLLTFIYWISLGNVFGNEKVYSDNITRILDRLLDGYDNRLRPGSGGGVTEVKTDIFVTSFGPVSDVEMEYTMDMFFRQMWVDERLKFEGPTEILRLNNRMVDKIWTPDTFFRNSKKSISHNMTTPNKLFRIMQNGTVLYTMRLTISAECPMRLMDFPMDGHSCPLRFGSYAYTNSEIMFTWRKGLTASVDCPKESMSLLQYDLVGQTLSSEIFKANTGHYSVQVVHFHLQRKLGYYLIQTYIPLIMVVVLSQVSFWINKESVPARTVAGITTVLTMTTLSISARQSLPKVAYATAMDWFIAVCFAFVASALVEFAAVNYFATLQANRLKKLKARQDRLEMLASGSDDEDTVSISPVSALPPNHTTPHPFPPDGQQPSGRPEEEKPLGVSQ from the exons ATGGCCATCCTGTCACTGTGTTGTTTACTTACGTTTATCTATTGGATTAG TTTAGGTAATGTGTTTGGAAATGAGAAGGTTTACTCGGACAACATCACTCGCATTTTGGACCGACTTTTGGATGGTTATGACAACAGACTGCGACCTGGATCTGGAG GTGGTGTTACAGAGGTGAAAACAGATATCTTTGTCACCAGTTTTGGACCTGTTTCAGATGTTGAGATG GAGTACACCATGGACATGTTCTTCCGTCAGATGTGGGTTGATGAGCGGCTGAAATTTGAAGGTCCCACTGAAATCCTACGGCTGAACAACCGCATGGTAGACAAGATCTGGACGCCAGACACTTTCTTCCGAAACTCCAAGAAGTCAATTTCCCATAACATGACTACACCCAACAAGCTTTTCCGCATCATGCAGAATGGGACTGTCCTCTACACTATGAG ACTGACAATTAGTGCAGAGTGTCCGATGAGGCTAATGGACTTCCCCATGGACGGTCACTCCTGCCCTCTCAGGTTTGGAAGCT ATGCATACACCAACAGTGAAATTATGTTCACCTGGAGGAAGGGGTTAACAGCATCTGTCGACTGTCCCAAGGAGTCCATGAGTCTTCTGCAGTATGATCTGGTGGGACAAACTTTGTCCAGTGAGATTTTCAAAGCAAACACAG GTCACTACTCTGTGCAGGTGGTCCATTTCCACCTCCAGAGGAAGCTGGGATACTACCTCATACAGACATACATTCCCCTTATCATGGTTGTCGTTCTGTCACAAGTCTCTTTCTGGATCAACAAGGAGTCTGTCCCTGCTCGCACAGTTGCTG GCATCACCACAGTACTGACCATGACCACCTTGAGCATCAGCGCCCGGCAGTCACTTCCTAAAGTGGCCTATGCCACAGCCATGGATTGGTTCATTGCAGTGTGTTTTGCCTTTGTGGCGTCGGCTCTTGTCGAATTTGCAGCGGTGAACTACTTTGCCACACTGCAGGCCAACCGTCTGAAGAAACTGAAAGCCAGACAAGACAGGCTTGAAATGTTGGCTTCTGGCAGCGACGATGAAGACACAGTTTCG ATCTCACCTGTTTCTGCTCTTCCTCCAAATCacaccaccccccaccccttcccACCAGATGGACAGCAGCCCTCAGGAAGGCCCGAGGAGGAGAAACCACTCGGTGTGTCGCAGTGA
- the LOC121901794 gene encoding septin-8-A-like isoform X2, which yields MAANELDVFANEEKRNLELGGHVGFDSLPDQLVSKSVAQGFNFNILCVGETGIGKSTLMNTLFNTMFENEEGSHYENQVHLRPQTYDLQESNVNLKLTIVHTVGFGDQINKEESYKPILEYIDAQFEKYLEEELKIKRSLLNCNDTRIHICLYFIAPTGHSLKSLDLVTMKKLDSKVNIIPVIAKADTVSKTELDKLKIKIMSELVSNGVQIYQFPTEDEAVAEINSSMNTHLPFAVVGSVEDVKVGNKMVKARLYPWGSVQVENENHCDFVKLREMLLRVNMEDLREQTHARHYELYRRCKLEEMGFKDTDPDSQSFSLQETYETKRKEFLVELQHKEEEMRQMFVNKVKETEAELKEKEKELHERFEQLKRMHQDEKKNLEEKRRELEEEMNAFNRRKVAAETLMGQALQGCSQQPFKKDKDKKN from the exons ATGGCGGCCAATGAGCTAGATGTTTTCGCA AATGAAGAAAAGCGAAACCTGGAGCTCGGGGGCCATGTGGGCTTCGACAGTCTTCCAGACCAGTTGGTCAGTAAATCAGTCGCACAGGGATTCAACTTCAACATCCTCTGTGTAG GTGAGACAGGGATAGGAAAATCAACGTTAATGAACACTCTTTTCAACACaatgtttgaaaatgaagaagGGAGCCACTACGAGAACCAAGTACATCTACGCCCCCAAACGTATGATCTGCAGGAGAGCAACGTCAACCTCAAGCTGACCATTGTGCACACCGTTGGCTTTGGAGACCAGATCAACAAAGAGGAAAG CTATAAACCCATTCTTGAGTACATTGATGCCCAGTTTGAAAAGTACCTGGAAGAAGAGCTAAAAATAAAGCGTTCCCTGTTGAACTGCAATGACACAAGAATCCACATCTGCCTGTACTTCATCGCTCCCACTGGACACTCCCTGAAATCCCTGGATCTCGTCACAATGAAGAAACTAGACAGCAAG GTGAACATCATCCCTGTTATCGCAAAGGCAGACACAGTATCCAAGACTGAACTGGACAAATTAAAGATAAAGATCATGAGTGAGCTGGTCAGTAATGGAGTGCAGATATATCAGTTTCCTACAGAGGATGAGGCTGTTGCAGAGATCAACTCCTCCATGAAT aCTCATCTTCCCTTCGCTGTGGTTGGAAGTGTAGAAGACGTTAAAGTAGGCAATAAAATGGTGAAAGCAAGACTGTACCCCTGGGGATCAGTACAGG tggAGAATGAGAACCATTGTGATTTTGTGAAGCTGAGGGAGATGCTGCTGCGTGTGAACATGGAGGACCTCCGAGAGCAAACACACGCCCGACACTATGAACTTTACCGTCGCTGCAAGCTGGAAGAGATGGGCTTCAAGGACACAGACCCGGACAGCCAGTCGTTCAG CCTTCAGGAGACATACGAAACCAAGAGGAAGGAGTTCCTCGTGGAGCTGCAgcacaaagaggaagaaatgagACAAATGTTTGTCAACAAAGTGAAGGAGACAGAAGCAGAgctgaaagagaaggaaaaagaa CTTCATGAGAGGTTTGAGCAGCTCAAACGGATGCACCAGGACGAAAAGAAGAACTTGGAGGAGAAAAGACGAGaactggaggaggagatgaacGCCTTCAACAGGAGAAAGGTTGCAGCTGAGACGCTGATGGGCCAGGCACTCCAAGGCTGCTCACAACAGCCCTTCAAGAAGGACAAGGACAAGAAGAA TTGA
- the gabra6a gene encoding gamma-aminobutyric acid receptor subunit alpha-6a isoform X1 encodes MAILSLCCLLTFIYWISLGNVFGNEKVYSDNITRILDRLLDGYDNRLRPGSGGGVTEVKTDIFVTSFGPVSDVEMEYTMDMFFRQMWVDERLKFEGPTEILRLNNRMVDKIWTPDTFFRNSKKSISHNMTTPNKLFRIMQNGTVLYTMRLTISAECPMRLMDFPMDGHSCPLRFGSYAYTNSEIMFTWRKGLTASVDCPKESMSLLQYDLVGQTLSSEIFKANTGHYSVQVVHFHLQRKLGYYLIQTYIPLIMVVVLSQVSFWINKESVPARTVAGITTVLTMTTLSISARQSLPKVAYATAMDWFIAVCFAFVASALVEFAAVNYFATLQANRLKKLKARQDRLEMLASGSDDEDTVSMDSSPQEGPRRRNHSVCRSEAGEGPPLPIFLQQGSAFPQIPQLAGTSPIDAYARILFPLGFALFNLVYWYIYLGKDTMEKARDVDTAS; translated from the exons ATGGCCATCCTGTCACTGTGTTGTTTACTTACGTTTATCTATTGGATTAG TTTAGGTAATGTGTTTGGAAATGAGAAGGTTTACTCGGACAACATCACTCGCATTTTGGACCGACTTTTGGATGGTTATGACAACAGACTGCGACCTGGATCTGGAG GTGGTGTTACAGAGGTGAAAACAGATATCTTTGTCACCAGTTTTGGACCTGTTTCAGATGTTGAGATG GAGTACACCATGGACATGTTCTTCCGTCAGATGTGGGTTGATGAGCGGCTGAAATTTGAAGGTCCCACTGAAATCCTACGGCTGAACAACCGCATGGTAGACAAGATCTGGACGCCAGACACTTTCTTCCGAAACTCCAAGAAGTCAATTTCCCATAACATGACTACACCCAACAAGCTTTTCCGCATCATGCAGAATGGGACTGTCCTCTACACTATGAG ACTGACAATTAGTGCAGAGTGTCCGATGAGGCTAATGGACTTCCCCATGGACGGTCACTCCTGCCCTCTCAGGTTTGGAAGCT ATGCATACACCAACAGTGAAATTATGTTCACCTGGAGGAAGGGGTTAACAGCATCTGTCGACTGTCCCAAGGAGTCCATGAGTCTTCTGCAGTATGATCTGGTGGGACAAACTTTGTCCAGTGAGATTTTCAAAGCAAACACAG GTCACTACTCTGTGCAGGTGGTCCATTTCCACCTCCAGAGGAAGCTGGGATACTACCTCATACAGACATACATTCCCCTTATCATGGTTGTCGTTCTGTCACAAGTCTCTTTCTGGATCAACAAGGAGTCTGTCCCTGCTCGCACAGTTGCTG GCATCACCACAGTACTGACCATGACCACCTTGAGCATCAGCGCCCGGCAGTCACTTCCTAAAGTGGCCTATGCCACAGCCATGGATTGGTTCATTGCAGTGTGTTTTGCCTTTGTGGCGTCGGCTCTTGTCGAATTTGCAGCGGTGAACTACTTTGCCACACTGCAGGCCAACCGTCTGAAGAAACTGAAAGCCAGACAAGACAGGCTTGAAATGTTGGCTTCTGGCAGCGACGATGAAGACACAGTTTCG ATGGACAGCAGCCCTCAGGAAGGCCCGAGGAGGAGAAACCACTCGGTGTGTCGCAGTGAGGCAGGGGAGGGTCCGCCGCTGCCGATTTTCCTTCAGCAGGGCTCAGCTTTTCCCCAGATCCCGCAACTGGCCGGCACCAGCCCCATCGACGCGTACGCCCGCATCCTCTTCCCCCTGGGCTTCGCCCTCTTCAACCTTGTCTACTGGTACATCTACCTTGGCAAGGACACCATGGAGAAGGCCAG GGACGTAGATACAGCCTCTTAA
- the gabra6a gene encoding gamma-aminobutyric acid receptor subunit alpha-6a isoform X3 → MKEYTMDMFFRQMWVDERLKFEGPTEILRLNNRMVDKIWTPDTFFRNSKKSISHNMTTPNKLFRIMQNGTVLYTMRLTISAECPMRLMDFPMDGHSCPLRFGSYAYTNSEIMFTWRKGLTASVDCPKESMSLLQYDLVGQTLSSEIFKANTGHYSVQVVHFHLQRKLGYYLIQTYIPLIMVVVLSQVSFWINKESVPARTVAGITTVLTMTTLSISARQSLPKVAYATAMDWFIAVCFAFVASALVEFAAVNYFATLQANRLKKLKARQDRLEMLASGSDDEDTVSMDSSPQEGPRRRNHSVCRSEAGEGPPLPIFLQQGSAFPQIPQLAGTSPIDAYARILFPLGFALFNLVYWYIYLGKDTMEKARDVDTAS, encoded by the exons ATGAAG GAGTACACCATGGACATGTTCTTCCGTCAGATGTGGGTTGATGAGCGGCTGAAATTTGAAGGTCCCACTGAAATCCTACGGCTGAACAACCGCATGGTAGACAAGATCTGGACGCCAGACACTTTCTTCCGAAACTCCAAGAAGTCAATTTCCCATAACATGACTACACCCAACAAGCTTTTCCGCATCATGCAGAATGGGACTGTCCTCTACACTATGAG ACTGACAATTAGTGCAGAGTGTCCGATGAGGCTAATGGACTTCCCCATGGACGGTCACTCCTGCCCTCTCAGGTTTGGAAGCT ATGCATACACCAACAGTGAAATTATGTTCACCTGGAGGAAGGGGTTAACAGCATCTGTCGACTGTCCCAAGGAGTCCATGAGTCTTCTGCAGTATGATCTGGTGGGACAAACTTTGTCCAGTGAGATTTTCAAAGCAAACACAG GTCACTACTCTGTGCAGGTGGTCCATTTCCACCTCCAGAGGAAGCTGGGATACTACCTCATACAGACATACATTCCCCTTATCATGGTTGTCGTTCTGTCACAAGTCTCTTTCTGGATCAACAAGGAGTCTGTCCCTGCTCGCACAGTTGCTG GCATCACCACAGTACTGACCATGACCACCTTGAGCATCAGCGCCCGGCAGTCACTTCCTAAAGTGGCCTATGCCACAGCCATGGATTGGTTCATTGCAGTGTGTTTTGCCTTTGTGGCGTCGGCTCTTGTCGAATTTGCAGCGGTGAACTACTTTGCCACACTGCAGGCCAACCGTCTGAAGAAACTGAAAGCCAGACAAGACAGGCTTGAAATGTTGGCTTCTGGCAGCGACGATGAAGACACAGTTTCG ATGGACAGCAGCCCTCAGGAAGGCCCGAGGAGGAGAAACCACTCGGTGTGTCGCAGTGAGGCAGGGGAGGGTCCGCCGCTGCCGATTTTCCTTCAGCAGGGCTCAGCTTTTCCCCAGATCCCGCAACTGGCCGGCACCAGCCCCATCGACGCGTACGCCCGCATCCTCTTCCCCCTGGGCTTCGCCCTCTTCAACCTTGTCTACTGGTACATCTACCTTGGCAAGGACACCATGGAGAAGGCCAG GGACGTAGATACAGCCTCTTAA
- the ccng1 gene encoding cyclin-G1: MIDTVTAPGALPFAVQLKALMDAEGRYQPKLSGLRLIEGAQDNGLRMTARLRELEVKDLLSLTRFFGFSSETFSLAISLLDRFLSVMKIQPKHLSCVGLCCFYIAVKSSEEEKNVPLANDLIRISQNRFTVSDMMRMEKIIMEKLYWKVKAPTALRFLRLFHSHIQEQLDAESKTILSLERLEAQLKACHCSFIFSKIKPSLLAMALMCFEAQDQHDPEHTDNISEALKGLQQQLNIKDGDLICVRELVGKCLAEYATTRCSKPNGQRLRWVISGRTARQLKHSYYKITHLPTIPESAC; the protein is encoded by the exons ATGATTGACACAGTGACAGCACCTGGAGCACTGCCCTTTGCAGTTCAGCTGAAGGCCCTCATGGATGCGGAGGGCCGTTACCAGCCAAAGCTGAGTGGCTTGAGGCTCATCGAGGGCGCCCAGGACAACGGCCTCAGGATGACCGCCAGACTCCGGGAGCTGGAGGTGAAGGACCTGCTCTCTCTGACCAGGTTCTTTGGTTTCAGCTCGGAGACTTTCTCGCTGGCCATCAGCTTGCTGGATCGATTCCTCTCTGTGATGAAG ATTCAGCCAAAGCACCTGTCCTGTGTGGGCCTGTGTTGCTTCTACATTGCCGTGAAGTCgtcagaagaggagaagaacGTGCCTCTGGCCAACGACCTGATCCGCATCAGTCAGAATCGCTTCACAGTGTCTGACATGATGAGGATGGAGAAGATCATCATGGAGAAGCTCTACTGGAAGGTGAAGGCCCCCACAGCCCTCCGCTTTCTCCGCCTCTTTCACAGCCACATCCAGGAGCAGCTCGACGCTGAGAG CAAGACGATACTGAGCCTTGAGAGACTGGAGGCTCAGCTGAAAGCCTGTCACTGCTCATTTATCTTCTCTAAAATAAAG cCATCTCTGCTTGCCATGGCTCTCATGTGCTTTGAGGCCCAGGATCAACATGACCCTGAACACACTGACAACATATCAGAGGCCCTGAAaggtctgcagcagcagctgaat ATTAAAGACGGGGACCTGATTTGTGTGCGGGAGTTGGTTGGAAAATGTCTGGCTGAATATGCCACCACCAGGTGCTCCAAGCCTAACGGCCAGAGACTCCGTTGGGTTATTTCGGGAAGAACTGCACGTCAGCTGAAGCACAGCTACTACAAGATCACTCATCTTCCCACCATACCTGAGTCAGCTTGTTAA
- the nudcd2 gene encoding nudC domain-containing protein 2, which yields MSVHFEERSGVVPCKTPWGSWYQTMEEVFIEVNVPHGTSAKEVKCHLGSRDIELLVKGNEIIKGKFFDTTVSDEATWTLEDKSLIQIVLMKTNREAGNCWSSLLEGEYCANAWVQDQMQRKLTLERFQRENPGFDFSGAEISGNFAGGGPDFSSLQQ from the exons ATGTCGGTGCACTTTGAGGAGAGGAGCGGGGTCGTCCCCTGCAAGACACCCTGGGGGTCCTGGTACCAAACCATGGAGGAGGTCTTCATAGAGGTCAACGTGCCTCACGGGACGTCTGCTAAAGAGGTCAAGTGCCATTTGGGGTCCAGAGACATCGAGCTGCTCGTCAAAGGGAACGAAATAATCAAG GGAAAGTTCTTTGACACAACCGTGTCTGACGAGGCTACGTGGACACTGG agGACAAGAGTCTCATCCAGATTGTCCTGATGAAGACTAACAGAGAGGCGGGAAACTGCTGGTCCTCTTTGTTAGAGGGGGAGTACTGTGCCAACGCCTGGGTCCAGGACCAGATGCAGAGGAAGCTCACACTTGAGAGGTTCCAGCGAGAG AATCCTGGATTTGACTTCAGTGGTGCCGAGATCTCTGGGAATTTTGCTGGCGGTGGTCCGGACTTTTCCAGTTTGCAGCAGTGA
- the LOC121901794 gene encoding septin-8-A-like isoform X3, translated as MNTLFNTMFENEEGSHYENQVHLRPQTYDLQESNVNLKLTIVHTVGFGDQINKEESYKPILEYIDAQFEKYLEEELKIKRSLLNCNDTRIHICLYFIAPTGHSLKSLDLVTMKKLDSKVNIIPVIAKADTVSKTELDKLKIKIMSELVSNGVQIYQFPTEDEAVAEINSSMNTHLPFAVVGSVEDVKVGNKMVKARLYPWGSVQVENENHCDFVKLREMLLRVNMEDLREQTHARHYELYRRCKLEEMGFKDTDPDSQSFSLQETYETKRKEFLVELQHKEEEMRQMFVNKVKETEAELKEKEKELHERFEQLKRMHQDEKKNLEEKRRELEEEMNAFNRRKVAAETLMGQALQGCSQQPFKKDKDKKNFFSLPSACSLTSGRNLN; from the exons ATGAACACTCTTTTCAACACaatgtttgaaaatgaagaagGGAGCCACTACGAGAACCAAGTACATCTACGCCCCCAAACGTATGATCTGCAGGAGAGCAACGTCAACCTCAAGCTGACCATTGTGCACACCGTTGGCTTTGGAGACCAGATCAACAAAGAGGAAAG CTATAAACCCATTCTTGAGTACATTGATGCCCAGTTTGAAAAGTACCTGGAAGAAGAGCTAAAAATAAAGCGTTCCCTGTTGAACTGCAATGACACAAGAATCCACATCTGCCTGTACTTCATCGCTCCCACTGGACACTCCCTGAAATCCCTGGATCTCGTCACAATGAAGAAACTAGACAGCAAG GTGAACATCATCCCTGTTATCGCAAAGGCAGACACAGTATCCAAGACTGAACTGGACAAATTAAAGATAAAGATCATGAGTGAGCTGGTCAGTAATGGAGTGCAGATATATCAGTTTCCTACAGAGGATGAGGCTGTTGCAGAGATCAACTCCTCCATGAAT aCTCATCTTCCCTTCGCTGTGGTTGGAAGTGTAGAAGACGTTAAAGTAGGCAATAAAATGGTGAAAGCAAGACTGTACCCCTGGGGATCAGTACAGG tggAGAATGAGAACCATTGTGATTTTGTGAAGCTGAGGGAGATGCTGCTGCGTGTGAACATGGAGGACCTCCGAGAGCAAACACACGCCCGACACTATGAACTTTACCGTCGCTGCAAGCTGGAAGAGATGGGCTTCAAGGACACAGACCCGGACAGCCAGTCGTTCAG CCTTCAGGAGACATACGAAACCAAGAGGAAGGAGTTCCTCGTGGAGCTGCAgcacaaagaggaagaaatgagACAAATGTTTGTCAACAAAGTGAAGGAGACAGAAGCAGAgctgaaagagaaggaaaaagaa CTTCATGAGAGGTTTGAGCAGCTCAAACGGATGCACCAGGACGAAAAGAAGAACTTGGAGGAGAAAAGACGAGaactggaggaggagatgaacGCCTTCAACAGGAGAAAGGTTGCAGCTGAGACGCTGATGGGCCAGGCACTCCAAGGCTGCTCACAACAGCCCTTCAAGAAGGACAAGGACAAGAAGAA CTTCTTTAGTCTTCCATCTGCGTGCTCCTTAACCTCAGGAAGGAATTTGAATTAG